The Candidatus Omnitrophota bacterium nucleotide sequence GGAGCCTTACAAAACGGTGTCAAGATATCAGCTTTGCTTTTCATTATACCGAGACTATTTTTCTAAAGAGCATATATAGGATATCGGAAACCGCGGGGAAAAGCTCTTCTTGAGGGGTAAACATAAATCCATATCAGACTATTGCTCAACTCGTTCTGACGTAAGGAAAGTACTTCCGCGACACAAAAAGACGTATCTACCAGAGGGTACTAAACAGAGGGCTTCGGTTAGTTTTTCTTCGCTGTAAGGTTGAAAGATGTTGATAGTTTTTTGTATGAGTTCTTTGGAGCGTATTAGGCTATCGACCTCCTGCGCCAAGAGGCCATAACTCTTTCTTAAGAATTGGTACAACTTCCAGGGCAGGTCAGTGTATCTGGATAAGCTAAAAAATTTTTCTTTGCTTCATCAGTCATATACGATACGTCCCCGCCGTGCCGTGAAAACGATAAATCTGTGAACCTGTTTATTACAGGCAGGTGCCCTTCCGGATACTTTACGCTTTCCCAATTCTGCACAGCAGGGACATGCGCGCCGCATCCGGAGTCAGGCTCCCTTTATTAATTTGTCAGTTTAGATTTTTCGTTGACTCTCACGCACAAAGCAAGGAACTCAACGCAAGTATACCATATTAAAACTCTATTTCAATATGAGGCTCATCTTTACTGCAGAGTCGCTTCTATGGCAAGCTGCTCTGCCCCTGCTTCGCTCATATTCTGGCTTTGTTTCGGCGGATTTCTCTTAAACCAGCGTACAGATCCATCCGGCAAAACAACATTCAACCCCCCCGGATGGTTGCATCCTTTTACGAAGCCCGAACCAGATGCATTTTCACTGTAATCCATAATAAAAATTTTGTTGCTGATCTTTGCCAAGATGGGCGGTGGTATTGTTAAAAATGCGTTGCCATAACGGTAGTCCGCGCGAGTGAGTACGCCGGATACTCCAAAATTTGACATTGACCATGGTGAGAATTTATAACTTGGGTTGGCGGAAGGGCAATAAAAAATTGCCAGGTCATCCACATACGAAGGATAAAGAACCCCCATGCCGTTATTTGCGCTTCCGTCCCATATGATGTCGTAACTCCAAAAATTCGGAAGCACTGCCGGGATCAGGCCGTTATGGTCATCGGCATACATATAATTCGCCATGCCGAGTTGGCGAAGATTATTTGCGCATTGCGCCCTTCGCGCACCCTCTCTTGCCGCGCCCATTACGGGCGACAAAAAAGCTATCAACAGCCCTATAATAACTATGACGACGAGAAGTTCAATTAGGGTAAACGCTCTTTTATCCATTTATGTCTCTTATATTAACAGTCGATAATTCTCTACTCCTAATGTATTATACCTCATTTCGCTATAGATATAAAGACATAAAATATCCTTATATATACGTTCAAAACGGCATTTCTCTTTCAAAAAATTTTCATTTTTTTCGAAATTGAGGGCTTCCAGCTTCTTCACGTCTTCCTTCATAAACTCCGTCGGCACGTGGGCGTATTTCATAGTGTCGCCTATGTCGGAGTGGCCGAGAAGCTCTTTGACCTTGTAAATGTCAACACCATGCTTAACAATGCTTAACAAGAAAAGTGACGCGGCTATGCTTTAGCTAACAACAGAAAAGGCTCCGAAAGTGTCAACTATACTTACGGATGTGTCTCCTTGTGGCTTAGCAGTACTTCCTTTACACGTGAACACACAAAGTAACATAGAACTATGTCTGGAGGCCCCTAACCCAAGGGAGAGTCTCTGGTAACACAAGAAAGACTGTAACACATGAACGTCTGTAACGTTTGTAACACTAAAATCAAGTAGACTGGATGGTGTATGGTTTCTCCTCTCGGCTCAAATGCTTGCCTTCTTAATCAATAAAAAGACATTCATCTTGCTCTCTTTCTAAGAGTTTAAAGTAAGTAGACATAAAAAATCCCCGTTGACCTTTTAATCAACAGGTATACAGTCTTCTTGTGACCAAAACGTGCCTAAACGCAGCCCGAGACGGGCTGTGATAGCGGAGGGTGATACAAATAACTTAGAACGATACCCCGTCGGAAATTGCACGTTTAAAGCAGCGCTACGAGTAGCCCGGGTCGAATTAAGAGTGTCCTGCTCTACCAACTGAGCTATGCGGGCGCTATAGTGTAAATATATAAGAAATTAGCGTATTATTATATCACAGGAGTCGATAATGGCAAGCGAAAAATGGCCCTTCGCCGCGCTCGCTCTACTCGCTTGCTCAGGGCCATAGTGAGCAAGGCCGCCTGTGGCGGCCGCGTCGAACCATGGTGCGGGCGGAGGGACTTGAACCCCCAAGGATTTCTCCACATGGTCCTAAGCCATGCGCGTGTGCCAATTTCGCCACGCCCGCATTAATGATGGCCCCTCCGTACCTGCAATGCTCCTATTCGTCGCATTGCTTTACGGCACTGCCCCTGGCGGGACTCCCTTCGGTCGCGGGATCAATCCCGCCTTTGGCGCGCCCGGCAGGAGTTGCCGCCTCCGCCGTCGCGGAGCTCCGGCTCCGGTCGGGCACTCGGCCGCTTACGGCCGGTCTTCGACTTACGGCCTTTTCCTCCCGTTGGTCGGCGCGGCCTCACTTCAACTCCACGTTGCGCGCTTACTTACAAATAGATGGCGCGCCCGGCAGGAGTTGAACCTGCGACCTACTGGTTCGAAGCCAGTCGCTCTATCCAGTTGAGCTACGGGCGCTCTTCTACGAATCTCTTCTACGAAAAGCCCAGTCCCTCCGAAGCCACACGCGAAAGCAATGTGGCGAAGGAGGACGGGCGCTAAATAATATATTTCGATTTCTTGACAAGCGGATATTTCTTTATCTCGGCCGCTATTTGCGAAGATAGTCCGGGTTTTCGCAATTTGTAATACATGTAATTTTTATAGCTTTCCACGCCCGGCTGATCAAACGCATTTATATTAAGAAGCTCTCCTTCGAACGCTGTCGCCATCTGAAAAAAGAATATCAGCTCGCCCCAATAATAAGGCGTAATGGCCGGCATTATAATCGTGCAATTAGGCCGCGCTTCTTTGACAAGCGCCCATTCAGTAGCTTCTTCCGCTGTCGTTATTAACTGCGAATACCTTTTCCCTGAAAGAAAATCTCCTGTTTCTGAAATCTTTATATCTTTTCTGAATCTCTCCACCCTGATAAACGTTATAACTTTGTCATTCTCGCCTTCTATATTATTTTGTTGTATGGAATGGAGGTCCGATGTACCGCGCGACGGTACAGGCGTGCGGCCAACGTGCACTATGGAGCCTCTGTCGCTCTCCCATTTCTCTTTGCCGCCTTCTATCTTTATCTTTCTTGCATATTTTTTGCCGGTGCTCTCCGCCAAAAGTTGCACATACCAATCGGCGGTAGACTTAAGCCCCTCCGAAAATGGCATAAGTACGGTTATGGGTTTTCCTTTCTTTTGATAAAGAATTGTATGCAGTACAGCGTACATATAAGCCGGATTTTCGAATACGGATGAATAACTGCACCTCTTTGCCATTTGGGCCGCGCCGCCTAAAACCTCTTTTAAATTAATTCCCAAAATAGCCAAATGTAAAAGGCCCATATTCAGTTCGGAAAATCTCCCGCCCACACCCTTTAAAAGCGGCAGGCTCCTGAAACTTAAAGGATCACGGGTACTCTCCGCATTTACTTTTTTACGCAAAGTTCCGGAACCCGGATCGGTAATAGCTATAATCTGGCGGCCATAATGCCTGCCGCAGCTTTTTTTGAGCCAATGCTCGACAATGTCGAAAGCTGCCTTTGTTTCGGTTGTCTCGCCGGATTTTGAAATAACGATAATTGCCGTTTCACGCGGATTCAGATTTTCAAGAAGTGTCCCGAGAGTATCGGGATCAAGATTATTGCCTTCGAAATAGATCCTCGGCCTGCCAAATCTTACCGAAGGAAATTCATTATAATAAGCGCCTGCCAGGGCATCCTGCGCTGCTTTCAGCCCAAGGTATGAACCGCCTATTCCCAGAGAAATTACGTTATCGTATTTCGCGGCTATCTCTTTGCCGAGTTTCTGAATAAAAGCCAGCGCTGCCTTGTCCTGAAACGGTAAATTGGCCCATTCAAGATTTAAACTGACTCTTTTACGGCTATCGGAAAGAATATTCTTGAGGTGCCGGTCTGCCTTATCTACGGCATTTCCCATTGCATGGATATCGGCCTCACTTACGCCGTCCTTTTTCCCGACGGCAGAACTGAACATATTATTGAAATCGAATTTGATGCCTCTCATCATAGAGTTACCTCCGGTAAAATCTCACTAGATGGTCCTTCGACGCGCTTGGTTCGACTTTGCTCACCACAAGTCGCTTGCTCAGGACCACCCTGAGCACGGTCGCCTCCAGCGACCACGTCGAAGGGTGGTCGGGGTGAGAGGATTCGAACCTCCGACTTCTTGCTCCCAAAGCAAGCGCTCTAAACCGAGCTGAGCTACACCCCGTAAAATTTGGCGTGCCTGGCAGGATTCGAACCTGCGACCCTCGGCTTAGAAGGCAGATGCTCTATCCAACTGAGCTACAGGCACATTTATATACGGTGATATTACCATAAGAACCAGGGCGAGACAAGGCTATTCCCCATGGTGCTCAATATGCAGATGCGGATGTATATGTACCCCGTCTTTATGCTTATGGGAATGAATATGGACAAGATTATTTTCTTTCAAAAAAATGCTATCCGATAGTATATCATGCGGCGTTCCGGAGCGGATAATATTTTTTGCCTCACTCAAAACATGCACGATATCGGAAACCTCCTCCACTATATGCAGGTCGTGCGTGGCGGTAACGATGGTCTTGCCTTTTTCGTGCTCTTTCAGAATCAGGTCGATAATATTTCTTGTCGTCTGCGGGTCGAGGCCTGCGGTCGGTTCATCCAACAAAAATATTTCAGGTTCAATAGCTATAATAGAAGCAACGGCAACTTTTTTCTTTTCGCCTATGCTCAGCTGATAAGGCGGCCTATCAAGCAATTCTCCAAGGTGAAAATCGTGCGCGATTTTATCGAGGCGCTTTTTGACCTCGGACTCACGCACCCCCAACTGAAGAGGCCCGAAGACAATATCTTCCCGCACCGTGGGGCAAAAAAGCTGCACATCCGGATTTTGAAATACAAATCCTACCCGCCGGCGGAAAGACGCCGTAAATTCGCTGTCCCGGAAAAGGCCTTCGTTAAGCTCCGCGCCAAACGCCTTAATGTCCCCTTTGTCCGGGAAAACCAGCGCATCGAGCATCGCGAGTAAGGTAGATTTACCGGTGCCGTTTGCGCCTATTACGGAAACCTTGCTTCCTTTTTCTATATCAAGGTTCACGCCGCATAAAGCGGGAATCTTCCCGAGATATGAAAAATGAGCATCTTTTAATTCAAATACTTTTTCCATTTTCGTCCAAAACGCGTACATCGGCGTTATATCCGCGCGAAAGCATCGCGCTGTATACGTCATTCTGCAATTTATATGAGCGCTGCCATAAGTTTGCCATATTCCAACCCACGACACCGCGGCTTTTACGGGAAGACGAAATAAACCCTACCCTGCTTTTTATCGCAGTATGGGTATTGTAAAATATATCCAAAAGAAGATAAATATACCTGTAACACATACCGAGTGTCATTACAAATATTTGCGGTATACCGAAACTCCTTAGCGCTTTTAATAATACAAAATGCCTTGTCGTCAATGCCAAAAGCACTGTCCAGGATACTGATGTTAAAACGCGCATAAAAAATATAGCGGCGGCGCCCGCGCCCTGCCTTGTGATAACAAATGCGGCGTTGAATATTTTAAAAGTAACTAACGGCTCTCCGGGTGAGAATGCGGAAAAAAGCGCCGGCACTGCGATAATAAGCGCAAACATCGGTATAAAAATCCACGTCCGTTTTAGAAAAAATCCGAGGCTTATTGAAGAGGCCTTGGCGACTATAAGGCAGAGAATATATAATCCTAATAAGAAAAGTACGCTTTTTGTAAATAATACGGCGAGTAAAATGAGCGCTATTGTCAATATCTTGGCGCGCGTCGCCCGCGAGCGTAAAAAACCATTTCTCGAGGCATATTCCTCCGCAAATATGGAATTTTTTAAAAATAAAACTGCCTCCGCCAGTGAGCGCTCTATGAAATCGCCGCTTTTTTTTCGCACCTTTATTTTTCCTTTTTTACTAAGAGTCTCCCTATGAACATTATCGCAAAAACCGCAACCGATATACCTACGGTTGCCGATATTATATACGCAACACTCAAATAGCAAAAACCTTTTTCCTCCCATCCCCTAAACGTATAATCGGGGATCGGCGCATTCCAAAGGCCCGCCAATTTTGCCAATCCTTCGGGCATATAACCGACAATTTCCCTGATTTCCTCTAAACCCCATTCGCCCCATGCCGCTCCGGCCTTAAAATGCTCCGGTAAAAACAATCCCAGAGGAGAAAGAATAATTAAAATACCTATCCCTATCCATAATTTGGTAGTCAGCTTCATCCGCGCTCCTAACTAATCGGGATTTCCTTATGTTTTTGCAGATACTTAACCGCCAAACCCGTAACGAGCGCTTCTATCCAACCGAAAATAAGAAGATGTTCCGACATCATAGCGATAAGCGCAACATTAAGTCCGTATGGGCAATATAGGGCTTGGCCGCCCGCTGTGTGGTGTAATAACGGCTGAAGCCCGAATTCTACCGCGGTAAATAAGGCCGCAATATTTAAAGAAACATATCCCGCGATCGCCGCGGCGATGATTCTGATATTAGATTCTGGCGCGGACTTTCCGCTTATAAGTTTATAAATAAAATAGGCGGTGAAAGGCATAATAAATGCCATGTTAAAACAATTGGCGCCTATAGCTGTAATGCCGCCGTCGCCGAATAAAAGCGCTTGTATGACCAATGCTACTGTAACGGCAATGCACGCCGCCCACGGCCCTAAAATTATGGCTGCAAGCGCCGCGCCAACAGCATGCCCTGTAGTTCCGCCAGGTATGGGCACGTTAAACATCATGATTATAAAACTGAACGCGGCCCCTATAGCAAGTAGCGGCACCTGTGCAGCTTTAAGCGTCTTTTTTACGATATTGGATGCGGCTATCCACACAGGAATCATTACTACATAAAGAACCCCGCTTGTAGCGGGGCCTAAATAACCATCCGGTATATGCATATCATCTATCACTCCTCTTTACAGGAATCTCAATCGACTTCAAGAGTTGTGCGGTCGAGGTCTATGAGGCGTTCTACCATCGGATTATCCATGGGATCGCCGCTAAATTCTATTTCCACCCTATCCGACACCTGGACATCATCCAATGAAATCGTCTGCGCGCCGCCCTTCAGTATCGCGTTTTCAGGCACGTAAAGCTCCATATTTAATAGCGCGTTGGCTTCGGCGTTACGGTAGCTGATAACAACTGTCGATGAAACCGGATTGACCTCTATCACGGTGCCGGATACCATCTGTGTCTCTTCCGCGCCGGCCATTGAGGCCGCCAATAAAATACATGCCGCCATAACAAAACATTGAATTTTCTTTTGCATCGTTCTCTCCTCTCTTAAATGGTTTTCCCGGTAAGTATAGAAAGGGCCCTGAAGTATTTTTTGCCCGTCTTTTTTATTATATCTTCGGGTAGTTCCGGAGCGGGCGGAGTCTTGTCCCAGTCAAGCGTCTCCAGGTAATCGCGCACGAATTGTTTATCAAAACTCGGCTGCGGCCCGCCAGGCTTGTATTCATCCTTCGGCCAGAAACGCGAGGAATCCGGCGTAAGGATTTCATCGATAAGGATGGTTTTTCCGTCATGTGTGCCAAATTCAAATTTTGTATCCGCGATGATTATGCCTTTTGACTCTGCGTATTGGCTTGCCTTCGTATAAATAGCAATGCTCATCCTTCTCAGCTCTTCGGTAATGCCTCTCCCCAGCGACTTTTCTACATACGCTTCGGACACGTTTATATCATGCCCCTCTTCTTCCTTGGTTGATGGAGTAAAGATCGGCTCCGGCAGTTTATCGGATTCCCGAAGCCCTTTTGGCAGTTTGATTCCGCAGATAGATTGGGTCTTTTTGTACTCTTTCCATCCGGAACCGGAAAGATATCCGCGTACGACACATTCTACGGGCATGGACTTTGCTTTTTTTACCAGCATGGAGCGGCCTTTCAAAATATCCTTATATTTTTGTAAAGGCTCGGGGAAATCTTCTACATTTGCCGAGATAAAATGGTTGGGGATGATATCCTTGGTGAACTCAAACCAAAATAAAGAAAGCCGGGTAAGTATTTCGCCCTTATGCGGTATGCACGTCGGCAGGATAACATCAAAACAGGATATCCTGTCGCTTGAGACAACCAGAAGCTTATCCTTTAAATCATAGACATCGCGGACTTTGCCTCTTTTGAAGAGCTCTATATCCTTAAATTCTGTTATGCGTAATGTTTCGCTTATCATATGTGGATATCTATTATAACTCAATCACGGCTGGAAACAAGGAAAATTTTGCCTTGACGCTTAGCGCTTTAAGAGGTATACTAGTGATACGGGGATTCTCCCGGGTTAAAAGCAGGCAGGGAACGTATATTGGCAAAAGATAACTATTCATATAAAAAGTACGCCAGAGAACTGGCGAAGAAAAAGAAGAAAGAAGCAAAAGAGCAGCGCAGGTTGGACAAAAAGAATGTACAACCTGATAACGAAGTAAAAAACCCTCCGATAGGCCCAGAGACTGAGCTTACCGGAGAATAGAAAGAGGAGTGACATGGGATATCAAGGTGGCGGTGGATTCGGCAGCGGTCCGAGAGAGATGCACAAGGCAATCTGCGCAGATTGTAAGAAAGAGTGTGAAGTACCTTTCAAGCCCAGGGAAGATCGTCCGGTATACTGCAAAGAATGTTTCTCGAAGCACAAAGATAGCAGCCGTTAAATATCTGCTTTACTAAAAACGAGAGCGTGTCACTATTTGACACGCTCTCGTTTTTTTTTCGACTAGGAACAAATCTGGGGTCCCAGTGGAGTGTCACCCAAGGGAACCTCTCGGTTTATATAGGTATCTATTATAGTCCGATTACGGACGGAAACAAGCAAATTTTGCTATTTAGAGAGGTTTATTCCTCGGGAAAATGCCCGTCCTCTGTAGCTCAAGAGCGAAAGAGGGCCTGCCCTCCGAAGCTTTAGCGTAGGAGGGTCCTATTTGTCCGGTATTTTTTGGCTTTAATTTACGTAACTCTTTGATATATCAGGAGATAGGAATGTCCGCCTCTCTTTGTCCGGACATTCATATTTTACTACCCCGACCACTGACCAAACCCCGGTTCCTCTCTCTTAAAAACTGGTACAACTTCTAGGGGCAGGTCACCTCCTCCTCAGTAAGGCCCGTAGCCCTTGTCTGAAGGTATGAAAAAACCTCTACTATTGACTGCTGATACCATTCTAATCTTTTCATTTTTCTACCTACCGCCTTACTAAATTGAACTAAAAGCTTATAAAACTAATTTCCCCGCGCGCTATCATGATGCCGCCGACTTCTGGCGATGCAGGACCAAGCGTACAGATTATCTTAGTTTTAACCATAGAATCCCTTCATAGCACCTGGCTTACTCATAAATAAGCATTTAACACATATTCCTGAACCATTCTCTGAGTATTAAAAAATGAGGCGTTCAACGCTATCGCATGGCGCATAACTTCAAGCCATTTATCTTTGTCTTTGTAAAACATCGGGATGATTATATTTTCTAATTTCTGATATAAATCACGGGCATCTTGAGCGCTGTCCGTATTCTGCTTTTGTGATGAGCCGATTGCCCAGCCGGTGACATTCTCAATACATCCCTCTATCCACCAGCCGTCCAAAATACTTAAATTCGGCACACCGTTAAGGCAAGCTTTCATTCCGCTTGTACCGGATGCCTCTTGCGGCGGAAGCGGGGTATTTAGCCAGAGGTCAACACCAGCAGTAATCAATTTCCCTTGTGTCATATTGTAATTTTCAAGATAGGCAATTTTGATTTTTGGATTGAGCTCTTTCATTTTTGAAAATATCTTCTTTATCAGTTCCTTGCCGCCCCCATCCTTAGGATGAGCCTTTCCCGCATAAATGATTTGCATCCTGCCTGCCTTGTCATTAATCTCAACTAACCGGTTTATATCGCTTAATAAAAGGTCTGCTCTTTTATAGGCTGTGGCGCGCCGGGCAAAACCTATAGTAAAGGTATCGCAGTCCATATCAATACCTGTGCGGGCATTTACATAATCAATAAGCTCTTTTTTTGCCTCAAGGTGCGCCTGAAATATTTCCTCTTTAGAGATACTCAAGGCGTAACGCAAGGAAAAATAGTCTGATTGCCAGCCGGGAATATATTTATCGTAAAGCTTTTTGAATACAGGAGACACCCAAGTCAGCAAATGAATACCGTTGGTAATAGAATCTATGGAATAACCAGGAAACATCTCCCGCGTCACTTCGCCGTGTTTTTTAGCTACCCCGTTGACGTATTTACTCAGATTTAAAGCAATTAAAGTCATATTCATTTCGTTACCCCGGATAAATATATCGGGCATTTTAAAAGGTAAATCGCTGCGCAGAGCCCTTTTTACAAAGTCAAGGGGAAACCGGTCATGTCCGGCGGCTACAGGCGTATGAGTGGTGAATATACATTTATTTCTTACGGATTCAAGGTCATATTTTTTATAAATATCCGTCTCAATGTCTTTTTTTGTCCTCTCCAGTAATTCCATTGCCAAAAGACTGGCATGGCCTTCATTCATATGGTATTTCTCGATATTTTTATAGCCGATAGCTTCGATTGCCCTCAACCCCCCTATACCAAGGATTATTTCCTGACAAAGGCGATACCACTGGTCGCCTCCGTAAAGAAAACTGGTTAAGGTACGGTCATATTCAGCGTTTTCAGCAAGGTTTGTGTCCAGAAAATAAACAGGCACAGTTGCTCCGGTAACCCCCTTTACAATATATTCCCAAATCCGAAGCGTGATTTC carries:
- a CDS encoding type II secretion system GspH family protein gives rise to the protein MDKRAFTLIELLVVIVIIGLLIAFLSPVMGAAREGARRAQCANNLRQLGMANYMYADDHNGLIPAVLPNFWSYDIIWDGSANNGMGVLYPSYVDDLAIFYCPSANPSYKFSPWSMSNFGVSGVLTRADYRYGNAFLTIPPPILAKISNKIFIMDYSENASGSGFVKGCNHPGGLNVVLPDGSVRWFKRNPPKQSQNMSEAGAEQLAIEATLQ
- a CDS encoding glucose-6-phosphate isomerase (catalyzes the formation of D-fructose 6-phosphate from D-glucose 6-phosphate); its protein translation is MMRGIKFDFNNMFSSAVGKKDGVSEADIHAMGNAVDKADRHLKNILSDSRKRVSLNLEWANLPFQDKAALAFIQKLGKEIAAKYDNVISLGIGGSYLGLKAAQDALAGAYYNEFPSVRFGRPRIYFEGNNLDPDTLGTLLENLNPRETAIIVISKSGETTETKAAFDIVEHWLKKSCGRHYGRQIIAITDPGSGTLRKKVNAESTRDPLSFRSLPLLKGVGGRFSELNMGLLHLAILGINLKEVLGGAAQMAKRCSYSSVFENPAYMYAVLHTILYQKKGKPITVLMPFSEGLKSTADWYVQLLAESTGKKYARKIKIEGGKEKWESDRGSIVHVGRTPVPSRGTSDLHSIQQNNIEGENDKVITFIRVERFRKDIKISETGDFLSGKRYSQLITTAEEATEWALVKEARPNCTIIMPAITPYYWGELIFFFQMATAFEGELLNINAFDQPGVESYKNYMYYKLRKPGLSSQIAAEIKKYPLVKKSKYII
- a CDS encoding energy-coupling factor ABC transporter ATP-binding protein, translated to MEKVFELKDAHFSYLGKIPALCGVNLDIEKGSKVSVIGANGTGKSTLLAMLDALVFPDKGDIKAFGAELNEGLFRDSEFTASFRRRVGFVFQNPDVQLFCPTVREDIVFGPLQLGVRESEVKKRLDKIAHDFHLGELLDRPPYQLSIGEKKKVAVASIIAIEPEIFLLDEPTAGLDPQTTRNIIDLILKEHEKGKTIVTATHDLHIVEEVSDIVHVLSEAKNIIRSGTPHDILSDSIFLKENNLVHIHSHKHKDGVHIHPHLHIEHHGE
- the cbiQ gene encoding cobalt ECF transporter T component CbiQ gives rise to the protein MRKKSGDFIERSLAEAVLFLKNSIFAEEYASRNGFLRSRATRAKILTIALILLAVLFTKSVLFLLGLYILCLIVAKASSISLGFFLKRTWIFIPMFALIIAVPALFSAFSPGEPLVTFKIFNAAFVITRQGAGAAAIFFMRVLTSVSWTVLLALTTRHFVLLKALRSFGIPQIFVMTLGMCYRYIYLLLDIFYNTHTAIKSRVGFISSSRKSRGVVGWNMANLWQRSYKLQNDVYSAMLSRGYNADVRVLDENGKSI
- a CDS encoding cobalamin biosynthesis protein — translated: MKLTTKLWIGIGILIILSPLGLFLPEHFKAGAAWGEWGLEEIREIVGYMPEGLAKLAGLWNAPIPDYTFRGWEEKGFCYLSVAYIISATVGISVAVFAIMFIGRLLVKKEK
- the cbiM gene encoding cobalt transporter CbiM, with translation MHIPDGYLGPATSGVLYVVMIPVWIAASNIVKKTLKAAQVPLLAIGAAFSFIIMMFNVPIPGGTTGHAVGAALAAIILGPWAACIAVTVALVIQALLFGDGGITAIGANCFNMAFIMPFTAYFIYKLISGKSAPESNIRIIAAAIAGYVSLNIAALFTAVEFGLQPLLHHTAGGQALYCPYGLNVALIAMMSEHLLIFGWIEALVTGLAVKYLQKHKEIPIS
- a CDS encoding phosphoribosylaminoimidazolesuccinocarboxamide synthase; the encoded protein is MSETLRITEFKDIELFKRGKVRDVYDLKDKLLVVSSDRISCFDVILPTCIPHKGEILTRLSLFWFEFTKDIIPNHFISANVEDFPEPLQKYKDILKGRSMLVKKAKSMPVECVVRGYLSGSGWKEYKKTQSICGIKLPKGLRESDKLPEPIFTPSTKEEEGHDINVSEAYVEKSLGRGITEELRRMSIAIYTKASQYAESKGIIIADTKFEFGTHDGKTILIDEILTPDSSRFWPKDEYKPGGPQPSFDKQFVRDYLETLDWDKTPPAPELPEDIIKKTGKKYFRALSILTGKTI
- a CDS encoding DNA-directed RNA polymerase translates to MGYQGGGGFGSGPREMHKAICADCKKECEVPFKPREDRPVYCKECFSKHKDSSR
- the glgP gene encoding alpha-glucan family phosphorylase, encoding MNKQELEKRKIAYFTMEAGFDPRMPTYSGGLGVLAGDTLKSCADLGVPLIAVTLLNEKGYFAQKLDAQGSQTEFPVDWSKEEFLTPLPVKAAVNIEAREITLRIWEYIVKGVTGATVPVYFLDTNLAENAEYDRTLTSFLYGGDQWYRLCQEIILGIGGLRAIEAIGYKNIEKYHMNEGHASLLAMELLERTKKDIETDIYKKYDLESVRNKCIFTTHTPVAAGHDRFPLDFVKRALRSDLPFKMPDIFIRGNEMNMTLIALNLSKYVNGVAKKHGEVTREMFPGYSIDSITNGIHLLTWVSPVFKKLYDKYIPGWQSDYFSLRYALSISKEEIFQAHLEAKKELIDYVNARTGIDMDCDTFTIGFARRATAYKRADLLLSDINRLVEINDKAGRMQIIYAGKAHPKDGGGKELIKKIFSKMKELNPKIKIAYLENYNMTQGKLITAGVDLWLNTPLPPQEASGTSGMKACLNGVPNLSILDGWWIEGCIENVTGWAIGSSQKQNTDSAQDARDLYQKLENIIIPMFYKDKDKWLEVMRHAIALNASFFNTQRMVQEYVLNAYL